Proteins encoded together in one Synergistota bacterium window:
- the flgB gene encoding flagellar basal body rod protein FlgB, whose protein sequence is MFFDKTTRVLEKTLSALSLRQEVIANNIANVNTPEYRRKEVTFEEELKEALSQQPKKLRGYVTHPRHIPIPQPQLTLESVKPEVWERDDLFFRNDKNGVDIDLELAELAKNAMKHAALSRTLTRKFAILDIAIGRR, encoded by the coding sequence TTGTTCTTTGATAAGACTACAAGGGTCCTTGAGAAGACCCTTAGTGCTCTTTCCTTAAGGCAAGAGGTAATAGCTAATAATATCGCTAATGTAAATACCCCTGAATATAGGAGAAAGGAAGTAACCTTCGAGGAAGAGCTGAAGGAGGCCCTTTCTCAACAACCTAAAAAGCTAAGGGGATATGTTACTCATCCTAGGCATATTCCTATACCTCAGCCTCAGCTCACCTTAGAAAGCGTCAAGCCAGAGGTTTGGGAAAGGGATGATCTATTTTTTAGAAATGATAAAAATGGAGTAGATATAGATTTAGAGCTTGCCGAGCTTGCCAAAAATGCTATGAAACATGCAGCTTTAAGTAGAACTTTAACTCGTAAATTTGCTATACTTGACATAGCTATAGGAAGGAGGTAG
- the flgC gene encoding flagellar basal body rod protein FlgC gives MRMFKTIDISASALTAHRLWLDVISDNLANVNTTRTPEGGPYKRKMVIFESRERSFPPKFSISLPPSPKRISDFKGEGVRVKEIVEDRTPPRLVYDPNHPDANKEGYVAYPNVNVVREMVDMIAASRSYEANLMTINTTRSMFMNALEIIRG, from the coding sequence GTGAGGATGTTCAAAACTATAGATATAAGCGCTTCTGCATTGACAGCTCATAGGCTTTGGCTTGATGTTATATCTGATAATCTAGCTAATGTAAATACCACAAGGACTCCTGAGGGTGGTCCCTACAAAAGAAAAATGGTTATCTTTGAATCTCGTGAGCGCTCCTTTCCACCGAAATTTAGTATTTCTCTTCCTCCGTCACCTAAAAGGATCTCGGATTTTAAAGGAGAAGGGGTAAGGGTTAAAGAAATAGTTGAGGATCGGACGCCTCCGCGTCTTGTATACGATCCTAATCACCCCGATGCTAATAAGGAGGGATATGTGGCTTATCCTAATGTAAATGTTGTTAGAGAAATGGTAGATATGATAGCTGCAAGTAGGTCTTATGAGGCTAATCTTATGACCATAAATACTACAAGAAGCATGTTTATGAATGCCCTTGAGATAATTAGGGGGTGA
- the fliE gene encoding flagellar hook-basal body complex protein FliE: MVEKIIFSLDRLGLSSLKGKGEEKKIEDSQGKDGSFLKLLESGIKKVNELEKEADRLSQKAATGELEDIHELTIAVRKAELAVRLLTEVRNRIIDAYDRLTRLT; this comes from the coding sequence TTGGTTGAAAAGATAATTTTTTCTCTTGATAGGCTTGGCCTTTCGAGCTTAAAAGGAAAAGGTGAGGAGAAAAAGATCGAAGATTCTCAAGGCAAGGATGGAAGCTTTTTGAAACTTCTTGAAAGTGGAATAAAGAAGGTAAATGAGCTTGAGAAGGAAGCTGATAGGCTGTCTCAAAAGGCGGCTACAGGGGAGTTAGAGGATATTCATGAGCTTACTATAGCAGTTAGAAAAGCGGAGCTTGCCGTTAGGCTTCTTACCGAGGTAAGGAATAGAATAATAGATGCCTATGATAGGTTAACTAGGTTAACTTAA
- the fliF gene encoding flagellar basal-body MS-ring/collar protein FliF yields the protein MFERIRSFIYSFSSKWNALSKPQKILILGAGGALLISFLLLIFWAREPQYVPLFTNLDPKDASAVIDQLDKAKIPHKIADEGKTILVPLDKVYNLRIQLAAMGLPTQGVVGFEIFEKPKFGLTTFQEQINYLRALEGELTRTIMNLEPVELAKVNIVLPQPRLYVEEQKATTASVLVKLKPGAKLSVEQVKAIVHLVSHSVEGLSPDDVVVVDTQGNILTEMLREEYVLREPGKISTLQKEIEALYERELEGKLKAMLEKVFGPGRAVARVKVEIDLSKKEVKKETFKPVVGSSGIVRSEQSIEEQYKGTIAPPAGVPGTQTNIPGYQVPERKGEEVAYNKAETIRNYEISKEEEKEVVAPGKIKRMTVSVVVDAKLDPNQLQDLKNAVAAAVGYNPNRGDEIVVQSIEFNVAYLKELEAELRAKERFRLMLTLGVAGALAGSLIGYILWRRWRRKKLEEEARKAAEAVPEEKRPKLEEMLAHPELFLEEERVIEIEDLRAFAARHPEEVAKVIKSWIYEE from the coding sequence ATGTTCGAAAGGATAAGAAGCTTTATTTATTCGTTTTCCTCTAAGTGGAATGCTTTGTCGAAACCCCAAAAGATCCTTATTTTGGGGGCGGGTGGGGCTTTATTAATTTCCTTTTTGCTTCTTATTTTTTGGGCAAGGGAACCCCAATATGTTCCGCTTTTTACTAACTTAGATCCTAAAGATGCTTCAGCTGTAATAGATCAGCTTGATAAGGCAAAGATTCCTCATAAGATAGCTGATGAAGGTAAAACTATACTTGTTCCGTTAGATAAGGTCTATAACTTGAGGATTCAACTTGCCGCTATGGGTTTGCCTACTCAAGGGGTCGTGGGCTTTGAAATATTTGAAAAACCTAAGTTTGGCTTAACCACTTTTCAAGAACAGATAAACTATCTAAGAGCTCTTGAAGGGGAGCTTACTAGAACTATAATGAATCTTGAGCCTGTTGAGCTTGCCAAGGTTAACATAGTTCTTCCTCAGCCCCGGCTTTACGTTGAGGAGCAAAAGGCAACGACTGCCTCGGTGCTTGTTAAGCTTAAGCCCGGTGCTAAACTATCGGTTGAGCAGGTTAAGGCTATAGTTCATCTTGTTTCTCATAGCGTTGAGGGACTTTCCCCTGATGACGTAGTTGTAGTTGATACACAGGGGAATATTTTAACGGAGATGCTTCGTGAGGAATATGTTTTAAGAGAGCCGGGAAAGATATCAACCTTGCAGAAGGAGATAGAAGCTCTTTACGAGAGAGAGTTAGAGGGAAAGCTTAAAGCTATGTTAGAGAAGGTTTTTGGTCCTGGTAGAGCTGTGGCTAGGGTGAAGGTTGAAATAGATTTGAGTAAGAAGGAAGTTAAAAAGGAGACCTTTAAGCCTGTTGTCGGTAGCTCTGGTATAGTTAGAAGTGAGCAGAGCATAGAAGAGCAGTATAAGGGGACGATTGCGCCTCCTGCTGGTGTTCCGGGAACTCAGACGAACATACCTGGGTATCAGGTCCCTGAGAGGAAGGGAGAAGAGGTAGCTTACAATAAGGCTGAAACTATAAGAAACTATGAGATAAGCAAGGAGGAGGAAAAGGAGGTAGTTGCACCGGGTAAAATAAAGAGAATGACTGTGTCAGTTGTAGTGGATGCGAAGCTTGATCCTAATCAGCTTCAAGATCTTAAAAATGCGGTTGCCGCTGCCGTTGGGTATAACCCTAATAGGGGTGACGAAATAGTTGTTCAAAGTATAGAGTTTAATGTGGCCTATCTTAAGGAGCTTGAGGCGGAGTTAAGGGCGAAAGAAAGATTTCGCTTAATGTTAACCTTAGGTGTAGCAGGAGCCTTAGCTGGCTCTCTCATTGGATACATCCTCTGGAGAAGGTGGAGGAGAAAGAAGCTTGAAGAGGAAGCAAGGAAGGCTGCTGAAGCTGTTCCGGAGGAAAAAAGGCCTAAGCTTGAGGAAATGCTAGCTCATCCGGAGCTCTTCTTAGAGGAGGAGAGGGTTATAGAGATAGAGGATTTAAGGGCTTTTGCAGCGAGACACCCTGAGGAGGTGGCCAAAGTAATAAAATCTTGGATTTATGAGGAGTGA
- the fliG gene encoding flagellar motor switch protein FliG: protein MAKKRKEGFSGREKAAILLVILGPEISAQIFKHLEDAEVEQLTLEIANLPTIPTEIKNEVIHEFQHLLVAQEFMAKGGVNYAKELLEKAFGPEKAREILSKLTAQLQVRPFEFVRKTDPLQLLSVIQGEHPQTISLILAYLPPEQAASVLSGLPPDLQVDVARRLATMDRTSPDVIREVERVLERKLSTFVSQDFTMVGGIEALVEILNRSDRGTEKNILEALEEQDPELAEEVKRRLFVFEDVIHLDDRALQRVLREIDMKDLALALKGASEEVREKFFKNMSKRAAQMLKEDMEYMGPVRVRDVEDAQQRIVNVIRQLEEAGEIVIARGGEEELIV, encoded by the coding sequence GTGGCTAAAAAGAGAAAAGAGGGTTTTAGTGGTAGAGAAAAAGCTGCTATATTGTTGGTTATACTAGGGCCTGAGATATCAGCCCAGATATTTAAGCATCTTGAGGATGCAGAGGTTGAGCAACTCACTCTGGAGATAGCTAACCTTCCCACTATACCAACTGAAATTAAGAATGAGGTAATACACGAGTTTCAGCATCTTTTGGTTGCTCAAGAGTTTATGGCGAAAGGCGGAGTTAACTATGCCAAGGAGCTTTTGGAGAAGGCCTTTGGCCCAGAAAAGGCAAGGGAAATTTTAAGTAAGCTTACTGCTCAGCTTCAGGTTAGGCCCTTTGAGTTCGTGAGGAAAACCGATCCCTTGCAACTTCTTTCTGTTATTCAAGGGGAGCATCCCCAAACGATATCCTTAATTTTAGCCTATCTTCCGCCAGAGCAGGCTGCCTCTGTTCTTTCCGGTCTTCCTCCAGATCTTCAGGTTGATGTGGCTCGTCGCTTAGCTACGATGGATAGAACTTCTCCTGATGTAATAAGGGAGGTTGAAAGGGTTTTGGAAAGAAAGCTCTCCACATTCGTTAGCCAGGACTTTACCATGGTAGGTGGTATCGAAGCATTGGTTGAAATCCTTAATAGGTCTGATAGGGGAACGGAGAAAAACATTCTCGAGGCTCTTGAGGAGCAAGATCCTGAGCTTGCTGAGGAGGTTAAAAGAAGGTTATTTGTCTTCGAGGATGTTATCCATCTTGATGATAGGGCCTTACAGAGGGTTTTAAGGGAGATCGATATGAAGGACCTGGCATTAGCTCTTAAAGGGGCGAGCGAAGAGGTTCGAGAGAAGTTCTTTAAAAATATGTCCAAGAGGGCTGCTCAAATGCTTAAAGAGGACATGGAGTATATGGGACCTGTCAGAGTTAGGGATGTGGAGGATGCTCAACAGCGCATAGTTAATGTGATAAGGCAGCTTGAAGAGGCTGGAGAGATAGTTATAGCAAGAGGTGGGGAGGAAGAGCTAATTGTTTAA
- a CDS encoding FliH/SctL family protein, whose product MFKGSLLKYVKLLDTPFLVKVEESDGSVNEEGKIPLNKEEEVASNVEENLLLEKEKLQDEIRLLEEKVKKLSVEAQTLVDRAKKEADEIKKRADEEGKRLSQKLLEEARKESEALKEEAYKKGYKEGYDKGFTQGYAEGMKAGKTEYDGLLSLLRGIIDEIGKSKEKILEGMEPEIIGIVKVVLRKILLREVMFDEELVLRVVKAAIKRLEERSKIVIRISPEDLPKVVEKREELFRSIEGLRELDIVEDSRVGRGGCMVEGPFGVVDARIERQMEEVERFIDKILKEGRGGEVA is encoded by the coding sequence TTGTTTAAGGGTAGCTTATTAAAATACGTTAAGCTTTTGGATACCCCCTTTCTGGTAAAAGTAGAGGAAAGCGATGGAAGTGTAAACGAAGAGGGAAAGATTCCCCTGAATAAGGAAGAGGAAGTAGCTTCAAATGTGGAAGAAAACCTTTTGTTGGAGAAAGAAAAGCTTCAAGATGAGATAAGGCTTCTTGAGGAAAAGGTTAAAAAGCTCTCGGTGGAAGCCCAAACCTTAGTTGACAGGGCTAAAAAAGAGGCCGATGAGATTAAGAAAAGGGCTGATGAAGAGGGAAAGCGCTTATCTCAAAAGCTTTTAGAAGAGGCTAGAAAGGAATCTGAAGCTCTTAAAGAGGAAGCTTATAAGAAGGGCTATAAAGAGGGTTACGATAAGGGGTTTACTCAGGGCTATGCTGAAGGGATGAAGGCTGGAAAAACCGAGTACGATGGTCTTTTGTCCCTCTTAAGGGGTATCATAGATGAGATAGGGAAGTCTAAGGAAAAGATACTTGAGGGGATGGAGCCGGAGATCATAGGGATAGTGAAAGTGGTCTTAAGGAAAATACTTTTAAGAGAGGTTATGTTCGATGAAGAGCTTGTTCTAAGGGTTGTAAAGGCTGCTATTAAAAGGCTTGAGGAAAGATCCAAGATAGTGATCAGAATCAGTCCTGAGGACCTTCCGAAGGTGGTTGAGAAGAGAGAGGAGCTTTTCAGATCCATAGAGGGGTTGAGGGAACTTGATATAGTTGAGGATTCTAGAGTTGGAAGAGGCGGTTGTATGGTTGAGGGCCCATTTGGTGTGGTGGATGCTAGGATAGAGAGACAGATGGAGGAAGTGGAAAGGTTTATAGATAAAATTCTTAAGGAGGGCAGGGGCGGGGAAGTTGCTTAG
- the fliI gene encoding flagellar protein export ATPase FliI, translated as MLSRYIQRLEEFEPMKVNGRVVRVIGLVAESRGPEASIGELCEIRLKNGKTVKAEVVGFRDDKVLLMPLEGIENISPGCEVIARGETLKVRVGEGLLGRVLNAFGEPIDGKGPIGWECEYPLRRKPPSPLSRSRIREPISVGIRVIDGLLTCGKGQRMGIFAGSGIGKSVLLGMIARNTSASVSVIGLVGERGREVREFIERDLGEEGLRRSVVVVATSDEPALIRLKAAFTATAIAEYFRDKGLDVILMMDSVTRFAMAQREIGLTVGEPPATRGYTPSVFSLLPSLLERAGNSDKGSITAFYTILVEGDDMNEPIADTVRSILDGHIVLSRKLASKNHYPAIDVLRSISRLMIEVVPEDHYRAATRLRELMAAYEEAQDLVNIGAYVRGSNKVVDEALDKFDEIKRFLTQGINEKSTYKEAQEWLIKSFGGLNGI; from the coding sequence TTGCTTAGTCGATATATACAAAGGCTTGAGGAATTTGAACCTATGAAGGTTAATGGCAGGGTGGTTAGGGTTATAGGTCTCGTGGCGGAGTCGAGAGGGCCTGAGGCCTCTATTGGGGAGTTATGCGAAATACGACTAAAAAACGGTAAGACCGTTAAGGCTGAGGTGGTTGGCTTTAGAGATGATAAGGTTCTCCTTATGCCTCTAGAAGGTATAGAAAATATATCTCCTGGCTGTGAGGTTATAGCAAGGGGAGAAACCCTTAAGGTGAGAGTGGGGGAAGGCCTTTTAGGAAGGGTTCTTAACGCTTTTGGTGAGCCAATTGACGGAAAAGGGCCAATAGGCTGGGAGTGTGAATACCCTTTAAGAAGAAAACCGCCTTCTCCCTTAAGTAGAAGTAGAATAAGAGAGCCTATATCGGTTGGGATTAGAGTTATAGATGGGCTTTTAACCTGTGGGAAGGGTCAAAGAATGGGTATATTTGCGGGAAGCGGTATAGGTAAAAGCGTTCTTCTTGGGATGATAGCTAGGAATACCTCTGCATCTGTGAGTGTAATAGGTCTGGTTGGTGAGCGCGGTAGAGAAGTAAGGGAGTTTATAGAAAGGGATCTGGGAGAGGAAGGCTTAAGGAGATCTGTGGTGGTTGTTGCTACCTCAGATGAACCGGCCTTGATAAGGCTTAAAGCTGCTTTTACAGCTACAGCTATAGCTGAGTATTTTAGGGACAAGGGCCTTGATGTGATACTGATGATGGACTCTGTGACTCGTTTTGCTATGGCACAAAGGGAGATAGGACTGACGGTAGGGGAACCGCCTGCTACGAGGGGGTATACTCCTTCTGTTTTTTCGCTTTTACCATCTCTGCTTGAGAGGGCCGGTAACTCTGATAAGGGTTCGATAACCGCTTTTTACACCATCCTTGTCGAAGGAGATGATATGAACGAGCCTATAGCGGATACGGTAAGAAGCATACTCGATGGTCATATAGTTCTATCTCGCAAGCTCGCCTCTAAAAACCATTATCCCGCTATAGATGTCTTAAGAAGTATAAGTAGGCTTATGATAGAGGTAGTGCCTGAGGATCATTATAGAGCGGCAACTAGGTTAAGGGAGCTTATGGCCGCTTATGAAGAGGCTCAGGACTTGGTCAATATAGGGGCTTATGTCCGAGGAAGCAATAAGGTTGTTGACGAAGCTTTAGATAAGTTTGATGAAATTAAAAGGTTTTTAACTCAGGGCATTAATGAAAAGTCTACATATAAGGAAGCCCAAGAGTGGTTGATAAAGAGTTTCGGAGGTTTAAATGGCATTTAA
- the fliJ gene encoding flagellar export protein FliJ, translating to MAFNFRFEKVLELKRKKEDSLKNEIAILNLRKLELLEEKEKLSWELDSLKVEFLERQAKGLVGEEIRLYLQFMNSLSFLIAKKDMEIADLEERIKRKREELIEASKERKKFERLREKAFEIYLEEESYKERVFLDEIGQNLFLRRERIDS from the coding sequence ATGGCATTTAATTTTAGGTTTGAGAAGGTATTGGAACTTAAAAGGAAGAAAGAGGATTCCTTAAAAAACGAGATCGCTATCCTTAATTTAAGAAAGTTGGAGCTTCTTGAGGAAAAAGAAAAGCTCTCCTGGGAGCTTGACTCTCTAAAGGTTGAGTTTCTTGAAAGACAGGCGAAAGGCTTAGTGGGTGAGGAGATAAGGCTCTATCTTCAATTTATGAATTCCTTGTCTTTCTTAATAGCTAAAAAGGATATGGAGATAGCCGATCTTGAGGAGAGGATAAAGAGAAAGCGCGAGGAACTTATAGAAGCATCTAAGGAGAGAAAGAAGTTTGAGAGGCTTAGGGAAAAGGCCTTTGAGATCTATCTTGAGGAAGAGTCTTATAAGGAAAGGGTATTTCTTGACGAGATCGGACAGAACCTTTTCTTGAGGAGGGAAAGGATTGACTCTTGA
- a CDS encoding lytic transglycosylase domain-containing protein, whose protein sequence is MTLDGLKKVIKRIEEIRSNFSELSRFHQKVKKAEKAPSFREVYFKEMEKVEDFDKGRIERKEEVPLKMSSSIERIVNRASGIYDIDPDLVMAVISVESNFNPRLVSPKGAMGLMQLMPDTAREMGVSDPFDVEENIMGGVKYLRYLSEKYNGDLELTLAAYNAGPAAVDKYGGIPPYKETQDYVKKVLSIYKGIKLKK, encoded by the coding sequence TTGACTCTTGATGGATTAAAGAAGGTAATTAAAAGAATAGAAGAGATAAGGAGTAACTTTAGTGAGCTTTCTCGCTTTCATCAAAAGGTGAAGAAGGCGGAAAAAGCCCCCTCTTTTCGAGAGGTTTATTTTAAAGAGATGGAAAAGGTAGAGGATTTCGATAAAGGCAGAATCGAAAGGAAAGAGGAAGTTCCCCTCAAAATGAGCTCCTCAATTGAGCGTATAGTTAATAGGGCTTCTGGGATATATGATATCGATCCAGATCTTGTAATGGCGGTGATAAGCGTTGAATCTAACTTTAATCCGAGGCTTGTTTCTCCTAAAGGAGCGATGGGTTTGATGCAATTGATGCCTGATACTGCAAGAGAGATGGGCGTTTCAGATCCTTTTGACGTGGAAGAGAACATAATGGGCGGAGTAAAGTATCTACGTTACCTATCCGAAAAATATAATGGGGACCTTGAATTAACCTTAGCTGCTTATAATGCTGGACCGGCCGCTGTGGATAAATATGGTGGTATTCCTCCTTATAAGGAAACTCAGGATTATGTGAAGAAAGTGCTTTCTATCTATAAAGGGATAAAGCTCAAAAAATGA
- a CDS encoding flagellar hook-length control protein FliK, whose translation MKNGVSLFKLLLRMGESSRTRDGCRKEIRDSNFKRESFLKELERAKLKSPIEGEIALSSSECIELLMQADGLKFKPLKVNGPLNELQIIDSERKQASEFDVINDTKVSERSIRLEDAKLSLLFKGKFELPKTYEDLMTAPESESEHYVNGENGKQELKEENLGIELLFKNKPELKLFEESRERQNFSNETVKVGRFLEKEINTSKEALFLKEKEVFENENFLFSKGEELVKGLKNTKPSPDLKQQVKLQEGSYDPSLNKNDLRERPRVAVNYASSTFEIEKKESPLSVEDGKNASRIKEVSMAKLEEAHFSFRDGFSKEGSELKVIKGENSSFSSDGFEKSDVKVLGSFHTDLSGNGHEGFSGELFEGDLASERENPLSLKGELESTFTDFLKKFEVNLKEGKKEALIELHPPELGKVRFSVEVQDDRISARFWLPSPEIKTLFESNVQQLQALFREQGYTFEVFFFSGESGSEGKGKKREVSQSHGTLLGIEEDKEELGFSSQVLAREGLLNILA comes from the coding sequence GTGAAGAATGGAGTTTCTCTCTTTAAGCTTCTTCTAAGGATGGGAGAAAGCTCTAGGACCAGGGATGGCTGCCGTAAAGAGATAAGGGATAGTAACTTTAAGAGGGAAAGTTTCCTTAAGGAGCTGGAAAGGGCTAAGCTCAAGAGCCCTATCGAGGGTGAGATCGCCTTAAGTAGCTCGGAGTGCATCGAACTTTTAATGCAAGCTGATGGGTTAAAATTTAAGCCCTTGAAGGTTAATGGACCTTTAAACGAGCTTCAGATTATCGATTCGGAGAGAAAGCAAGCATCAGAATTTGATGTTATAAATGATACTAAAGTTTCCGAAAGAAGTATAAGACTTGAAGATGCGAAGCTTAGCCTTTTATTTAAAGGTAAGTTTGAGCTCCCTAAAACATATGAAGATTTAATGACAGCTCCTGAAAGTGAAAGCGAGCACTATGTAAATGGGGAAAACGGAAAGCAAGAGCTGAAAGAGGAGAACTTAGGCATCGAGCTCCTCTTTAAGAACAAGCCTGAGCTTAAGCTCTTTGAAGAAAGCCGGGAAAGGCAAAATTTTAGTAATGAAACGGTAAAGGTTGGCCGTTTCTTAGAAAAAGAAATTAATACTTCTAAGGAAGCTCTTTTCTTAAAAGAGAAAGAGGTTTTCGAAAACGAAAATTTCCTTTTCTCGAAAGGTGAGGAACTCGTTAAGGGATTGAAAAATACCAAACCCTCTCCTGATCTAAAGCAACAGGTAAAGCTTCAGGAAGGCAGCTATGACCCTTCTCTTAATAAAAATGATTTAAGGGAGAGACCCAGGGTTGCTGTAAATTATGCTTCTAGTACCTTTGAAATTGAGAAAAAGGAATCTCCCTTAAGTGTTGAAGACGGTAAGAACGCATCTAGAATTAAGGAGGTTTCCATGGCGAAGCTTGAGGAAGCGCATTTTAGCTTTAGGGATGGCTTTTCCAAAGAAGGGTCTGAGCTAAAGGTAATAAAAGGTGAAAACTCGAGCTTTTCATCTGATGGCTTCGAGAAAAGTGACGTAAAGGTTTTAGGTAGCTTCCATACTGATCTGAGTGGAAATGGTCATGAGGGTTTTAGCGGTGAGCTTTTTGAGGGAGACTTGGCTTCTGAGAGGGAGAATCCCTTAAGCCTTAAGGGCGAGCTCGAGAGCACCTTTACCGATTTTCTAAAGAAGTTTGAGGTTAATCTTAAAGAGGGAAAGAAAGAGGCTCTTATTGAGCTTCATCCTCCTGAGCTGGGTAAAGTTAGGTTTAGCGTGGAGGTTCAGGATGATAGGATAAGCGCTCGCTTTTGGCTTCCATCGCCTGAAATTAAAACTCTTTTTGAGAGTAACGTTCAACAGCTTCAGGCACTCTTTAGGGAGCAGGGGTATACCTTTGAGGTGTTTTTCTTCTCTGGGGAATCGGGAAGTGAGGGTAAGGGGAAAAAGAGGGAAGTCAGTCAATCTCATGGGACCCTTTTGGGAATAGAGGAGGATAAGGAAGAACTGGGCTTTTCTTCTCAGGTCCTTGCCAGGGAAGGCCTTCTTAACATTTTGGCTTAA
- the flgD gene encoding flagellar hook assembly protein FlgD codes for MVWSANGIGTTYLYSSTSGNLKSSNSELDKNAFLKLLITQLRYQDPLSPMDDKEFVAQMAQFSTLEQVTNMSKDLETFLVNFSYSLFVNLIGKTVKFTDSETGEKVQGKVTGIKPKSGGIVLVINNGKYEIPINSIEEILS; via the coding sequence ATGGTTTGGAGCGCAAATGGTATTGGAACAACCTATCTTTATTCAAGCACAAGTGGTAATTTGAAGTCAAGTAACTCAGAACTTGATAAAAACGCCTTTTTAAAGCTTCTTATAACTCAGCTTCGCTATCAGGATCCTTTATCTCCTATGGATGATAAGGAATTTGTTGCTCAGATGGCCCAGTTTAGTACCCTTGAGCAGGTTACTAATATGTCTAAGGATCTTGAAACCTTCCTTGTAAACTTTTCTTACTCATTGTTCGTTAATCTTATAGGTAAGACAGTTAAGTTTACTGATTCTGAAACAGGTGAGAAGGTTCAAGGTAAGGTTACTGGTATTAAACCTAAAAGCGGTGGTATAGTACTGGTTATAAACAATGGTAAATACGAAATACCTATAAATAGCATAGAAGAGATCTTATCTTAA
- a CDS encoding flagellar hook protein FlgE, with protein MLRSLYSGISGLKNHLIDLDVIGNNISNVNTIGFKRSRVTFKDVLYQTLRSPMAPTGNIGGINPMELGMGMQLGAIDTVFTQGTPQMTGVNTDLMIQGDGFFVISDGVGYYYTRAGAFNMDSNGTFVDPSTGFVLQGWVASISADGTTTVNTTALVPIRVEVGSKLPGKETTMIDLACNLNASASIGTSYSTWTQVYDSLGNTHDLKISVVKTGENQWSVGWVLTYKTPAGSIGVAASGQLASLTFGSNGLLDATNDVTGIITIPQNALTSSIFSGASLPQNITVYFARKGNAIGGVTQFASDFTMSAKYVDGYPMGVLKSFTVDQSGLVSGIYSNGRTQPLYKLAIAVFNNPSGLNKVGNTLFTESYNSGKAQFKFAGEGGAGSILQGYLEMSNVDLAEEFVNMIVAQRGFQANTRVITTADENLRDLVNLKR; from the coding sequence ATGTTAAGAAGTTTATATTCTGGGATATCTGGTCTGAAAAATCATTTAATTGATCTTGATGTTATAGGTAATAATATATCAAATGTAAATACTATAGGTTTTAAGAGAAGCAGGGTAACCTTTAAGGATGTTTTGTATCAAACTTTAAGAAGCCCTATGGCTCCAACAGGTAATATCGGAGGGATAAATCCGATGGAGCTGGGTATGGGGATGCAGCTTGGAGCGATAGACACGGTATTTACGCAAGGGACGCCACAGATGACCGGGGTTAACACTGACCTTATGATTCAGGGGGATGGCTTTTTCGTTATTAGCGATGGGGTAGGATACTATTATACGAGAGCGGGAGCCTTTAACATGGATTCAAATGGCACCTTTGTCGATCCTTCAACCGGGTTTGTGCTTCAAGGGTGGGTAGCAAGCATATCGGCTGATGGAACTACTACCGTAAATACAACAGCTTTAGTTCCTATTAGAGTGGAGGTGGGCTCTAAACTTCCCGGTAAGGAGACTACGATGATAGATCTCGCTTGTAATCTTAATGCTTCTGCTTCTATAGGGACTTCTTATAGCACGTGGACTCAGGTTTACGATTCTTTGGGTAATACGCATGACCTTAAGATTTCCGTAGTTAAGACTGGTGAGAATCAATGGTCTGTAGGATGGGTTTTAACTTATAAGACACCAGCAGGAAGCATAGGTGTAGCTGCATCAGGGCAACTTGCAAGTTTGACCTTCGGTAGCAACGGTCTTCTTGATGCTACGAATGATGTTACTGGCATTATAACTATCCCGCAGAACGCTTTAACATCCTCCATATTTAGTGGAGCATCTCTCCCACAGAATATAACGGTTTATTTTGCTCGTAAGGGTAACGCTATAGGAGGAGTTACTCAGTTTGCTTCAGATTTTACTATGTCGGCTAAGTATGTCGATGGTTATCCTATGGGAGTACTTAAGAGCTTTACTGTTGATCAATCAGGGCTGGTTAGCGGTATTTACAGTAACGGTCGAACGCAACCTCTGTATAAGCTTGCTATAGCGGTTTTTAACAACCCATCAGGTTTAAATAAGGTTGGCAACACTCTGTTTACTGAGAGCTATAACTCTGGTAAGGCTCAGTTTAAATTTGCCGGTGAGGGTGGCGCTGGAAGCATCCTGCAAGGCTATCTTGAGATGTCTAATGTGGATCTCGCAGAGGAATTCGTTAATATGATTGTCGCTCAAAGGGGATTTCAAGCGAATACTAGGGTAATAACCACTGCAGATGAGAACCTGAGGGATCTGGTCAACCTCAAGAGGTAA